GCTACATGGTTACAAAAGCAGCTTGGCAGGGCTTAAGGAAATGAAATAAGGGAGGAAGCAAGTGCAAAGGACATTGAATTTCAAGTAATAATGGGCTCAAACActttaaaaccaaaaataatctGTGTATCCTAGAGCTTGGAGACATGTACTCAGCAGATCACAATTCTGCAGCCATGTGTCCCTGAACAACTAAAGAAGATGATTCAAGAGGATTATCTGTTGGTACGGGCTTTTAATGCCGACAATGTGGCTAATTTTGAAGGCAGGTGCCTTCCTCAGCTTTTATTTGCTGTAGAGTTTTTAATGTACttaacacttttaaaatttagtttctaCTACGATACTATTTTCTCTGAGACTGGCCTTGTGAACTGAGGATTTGCCAACTACAGTACCTTTCAAGAACATCATCCTGAGATATTCAAATTTAATATTATCTATCATAGCTTTCTcaccatcttcttcttctttaccCTCCCACAATCTTGCCCTCCGATCTACACCCTCAGTCAATGCCCATCGCAAGGTTATCAATGATCTCCTCTTTGACAAATTCAGTGGCCTCTCATGATTTGGGGGACCATTCCTTTATTATTGATACCCTTCTTCATCTTGAtttcagagacagaaaaatatcccaattcttcttatatttttctgtagaCTAATGGGTttcattacatttttgtttttgcttgagtttcaataaatgtttgccaaGTAATAGATCCAAAAACCCCTACCAGAAATTGTTACTTTGGGGCCTAGCTGACACAAGAACAGATTGAGTTTGGAATGAAGTTCCATGTGGAACGACCTATGCGACTCAATCTATTACATGATTGGGAGTATAAATCTTGCAAGCTTCTTaagcagttttcccagcattattGACATACTGACTACCAAATGGTGAGACTACAGAGTACTTACTGATGATACCCAGACTACCAGGACTGCAACTACCTTGAAACTTCAGGAAAACCAGGAAAGAAGAAATACTTCATGGATGTAATAACGCAGTCTAGAGATTGATTTCTAGCTTAAACTGATCACAATATCTGCCTCACCGGAGCCTATAATTTACACTTACTAGTAGACAAGGTCTAGACTTAGGCATTGACTATTTCTACACAGCAATTTCCAGAAACCAGCATTGGAGGTTTAAATATCATACATTAAATTTGTCTGTTATTCAAATGCACACACAAGATTCAGAAAGGATGCTAGCTACCAATGAGAAGGATGTAGACTCAAATTccttaatatgtatatatattataagtATTTTTACATTTGGAGATGGTGTTTCTAAcgatatatttgtgtatattgcAAAATTCTTCCACCCCACATTTTGCAccccaaattcatatatatagtattaaattttattttctctacagAAGGACTTATTTAACCTCCtcagtttaaagaaaaatagtaaggccctgatgaatattgattaACCTTGGGAAccaaaaagtaaacataaaaacaatttcTTACTCTAAGATCAGGCTTAACAATGTGCTAATAGCCCATAATGAAGATAGCAGCCATGAGTTAATCAACACATTAAGTTGGGATCAGAAGTGTCAACTCAAGTGCCGTCTGCTAATTTACTGACCCTTAATGGGTCAGCAAGATCTATAACCCATAGGCTGATCTTTCTACTTCTGTTAAAGTCATTGTGGGAGCCAATTCACTTTCTTCCATGATTATGATCTCTGAACTGATATGGACAGGGAGTCAACATAAAATCCATTTATGAGAATGTGCTTGGGGTTACTGAGTAATGGGATCTGAAGCTAACTGGTGAGTTAAGTGTCTGGGTAGAAGCTCTTTATGAAACCACCAGTTTTGTGTTTCTCATGTCCACACAACTGTGAAAATACACATGTGTGATCTTCACTGAAAGCTTCTGACTCCAGTAAGTCCTGAGTTCTTGAGTTAGCTAAGACTCGCTATCCACTCCCATTTCTATTCTGCTCTCTGAAGAtaaaccttactttttaaaatgtcaatgggTCAAAAAGAACTGAGTAGTGGGATGGTAAGGTGATGGGCTATACCTGCCAAATAGTAATTGTGAAATAAGTTTTGCTTTACTAAACATGTAGTGAGTTGGATAGAAAGTTGCTTCGGTGATTAAGCAAAAAATAGACATAATTTGGTGTAATCTAACAAATGAGAACCAATCACCTAGTGTTTGCCACCTTCAAGGGGAAGAAGAGAAACAGTACATGCATATCTTATTCCAGATGGGCCTTCCACAgggtataataaaaattatgaatcaAGAATTCACTTGAATCCTTTTTTGTATAGAAGATATGATTGCTATGATAATGcaaaaaagattgtttttaatGTACGATTTACAATGGTGCATTAGCAACCCAGCAGCAGCGTGATGTCAGAGCCTCAAAAAGACGTATACAAGAGAAGCAACTGGGCCTGGTTCTGTTGCCCTGGCCCCCAGTCAAGGCTGCTTAAATGTCACCAACTCCAGTCCTGCTCTGTTCCACAGCTAGTCCTAGCTATGATTTTCTCCCAAATAGGACACAGATATTAACTAAGGTTCTggaaagaggaagcaagagaaagagaaaaagcaaactaCTGAATGcactaaacatttttttaaagttttattgaaaggAAAATAGAGGTTAACTTAAAGGACCTAaggatttgtttttctctgtacaAAGGAAATATGTCAGTTGCATGCCGATGATGCTGGAAGGATTCCGCAAAGGAAACCATCTTTTCTGGGAACACAGAGAGCCCCCTCTGTTGTTGGTGACATTACCCTCTCTTTTTCCCCCTATTTGTTGCCTTTGTTTTCCTCCCCTGTCATCACCTAACCTCCTAGTACTGCTGTGCCAACCGCAGCACAAAGACACTCGTCTAAAAAGCCTCTGTAGGAGAAAGAGAGTTCCACCCTACGGAAAAAAGTGAACCCTCGGGCCACAAAGATGAGCAAACAGTCAATCTTTGGAAAAGCTCTCACAGACGTGGGTGGCTTTGGCAATGTTAGCCTTTGGAAGGCGACCTCTTGAGCAGGTTCTCAACCTTAAGGCCGGTCTGAGAAAAGCAATGAGGGGAGTAGAAAAGAAcggggagaagagagggagaaaagggtCGGGGAATGGAGGGTAGGATAAAGAGGGGATACAGGTAGGGGACAGCGAAGGAGGCGGCCTGTCCCTGAGGATGGAAGGCGGCGGCCCCTCCTGGGATTACATCTTTCGGCAACCACCCCCGCACTCCGCACTGGCACTTCGCGCGGGGTCACTGCCCggccccacctcctgggctgaGTGGCGCGCTCCGCCTAGGTCCCAGAGGCGGTGGCGCAAGGCGAGCGCGCACAGGGGCCGTCCGCTGGGCTGGCCCAGCCGGGGAGGTCCCGACCCCAAGAGGCAACAAACGAGTGAAGGGGCACTGCTCTCCACACTGCTCTGCCGCCTCCACCCCAactctccccaccccttccccctggctgcagaagcagcagcagcagcagcagcagcaacagcagcagtaaACGAACAGAGCCACAGCGTCACCGAAATCCAAGCGGAGCCCAGCTGCGCCGGGGGCAAGAGGAGGGGGCTGGGGCGATccggtgggggagggggcaggggatgGTGGGGTTGCTCCGGGGCCGCCGGGGGCGGGGAGGCAGCGGGGTTGGCGCGCGCGGCGGCCGCGCCCCGGGCCCGCGGCCGGCGTCACTTACCCGGCCAGGGCGCGGGAGCAGCTCGGCCGACTCCTCGGGGCCCGCGGCGGCTCGGGGCCGGCGGTCGGCGCAGCCCGGGCGCTGCCAAATGTAAACAATCCGCCATGATTTCTTTGTTTAGCTAATTGAACCTGCCGCCGTCTCGAGTCCCAGGCGCTCCCTCTCCcgtctctccccttcccccctcgcgctctcttttatttatttatttgtctctcccccccaccccgcccttaGTCTTTCCCTCTCTTTAGTCTTAGTAGCTGCATTTAATGGAAGTCGAGGCAGTTGGGTAGTTGGTGCAGGGAGTGCGGTGGTGGTTTTTATAAATACAGGTAAAATAATACCCAAATCTCAGACTGAGGTGCAGTTTCTGGAAGAGGGGGACGGTgttcctctctttccctccctctttccccctcccccGTTTATTAGAGTATCCTCGGTGGAAAGTGCCAGAAAAATGCAGTGCATCTCTGAGTCACCTTTTCTTCCAGCCGAACTCTCTAGCACCCAAGTTCGCTGGCGGGTTTTGGactctgccaaagtgctgagttcGTCGTTTACTTTGAAAGCCTGAAATATAACTGATGTCCAGCTGCAGGAAGGCGCATGGAATCGCCGCCACCATCCTGGGGGCGAATCACCGCCCTGCAGCCGGCTCCTCAGGGGAGTGACCTCTTGGTGTCAACTAAACTCCTTTAGGGAAATACCCGGTTTTTCCACGCGCGCGTGCGCGCATACTCACACACACTATCCAAACTAGCACCAACACAGTGGAAGGCTCCCAGAGGAGCCCAACTGTTCAGCCTCACATTTGTATAAATTACTGGTCCCAATAAAATTGTTGCAGAAATATTGGGGAAGGAGTAGACTCTGAGCCTTGAGTTTCAAACTTCCAGGAAATATTTAGGTCCTGGTGGAAAGAAGGGCTCAACATTCCTTCATCTGGGTTTCTGTGGGTAGAAATGCATTTAATCACCAGTTTTGACTATGGTTAACGCAGGCATCATTTAAATCCTGTTCTAGGTGAATTTATGAAGAGTTTCAGGGCAATCCGTGGCAGAAAATTCTAGGGTTAtggcttcatttatttaaaaaactactcCTCCCAGTCTCACTTCTATTTATAACCACCATGTTGATGACACCAAAAATgattcaatattttaattaataaggaGGTTTGAAAGTCATCTACATCTTTCAGTAAAACTGCCTTTTAAGTTAGAATCGGGATTAATCTCATTAAAAGAAGTTATTTCCTTAGCTATGCTTATTTCTCTGTGGGGAGAGCACTATTGAATAGAGTAATGTCACCCTTAGAAGTTTGGACGAACCATTTATGCGTCACATAATGTATTGATCGTATGGGTAAAAGGGTCATCTGATCCAATCAAGAGAACTGAACTAATGAGTATTTACACTAAGCCCAGTCACTGTGGTCGTCTTACCCACTGGGGTCAATTAATAAATAGGTGTACAAACATTCtgattaaatataaaagaaaggaaTTGTATTGCCAAGCAATCAAAATGACCCCAATCAAATCACCTATTTACACTTAGGTCTAGTCTATTCCCTCATGCAAGTTTAACAGAGGTTATTATCATATTATTTTCCACACTTttgatgtgggtttttttttttttttttttttgaaacagattttcgctcttgttgcccaggctggagtgcaatggcgtgatctcggctcaccgcaacctccgcctcccaagttcaagcgattctcctgcctcagcctcccaagtagcagggattaacaggcatttgccactacgcccggctagttttgtatttttagtagagacggggtttctccatgttggtcaggctggtctcaaactccccatgtcaggtgatccgcccacattggcctcccgaagtgctgggattgctggtgtgagccaccgcgcctggcctctttttttataTGATGCCAAATTTTACATGTTTCCCCAAATTCTAGCCTATATCTCACCTTGCAAAACCCACCTTGATACGTACCTTCTCCCAGTGATTGGAACTTATTACTTCTCTTGGCATCAGATATGAAACTAATGAGCTTCACAACTGATGATCAAGGTCCTTGAATGGGGGGACTGATATGCCAATAcatggaaggattttttttttttttgcacaaaatTTAGGTTTAAGAAGCtataatttcacttttaaaaattaatttctttaaataccAGCCCTGTTTGTTTAGAATTACTGTCCATATTCACATTAACTTTTTCTTTGTTCAGCTTTTAAGTCCAGGAGTACATATGCAGGATAACGTTAACTTTTTCTAATACATTGAATGTTGCATGTTTGCACCATTCCCCTGTCCATCATCAGGTTTATTTCATGTGTCACTTGCCATGAACTGAAATTTGTTTGGAAATTAGAGGGTGAGGGGCAAGTAGAACTTCTCTTGAGCCTATTCCAGATTCTCATATGTCTCTTTAACAGGCAAGATCACGTTATATTAATAGATTTGCACATGTGTAATCACATACATACAAAATGTAATGACATACCGACACTCcttgaaaatacattaaaaaatggaaattcgTACATAGCTACATTTCATTTGTAGGCTGACACATTGATGGCTCCCAATCAATCACACTGTTTTGCATGAATACCCTCTTTTAGTCCCCTTCCACATGGACCATGGGTTTGCCCATGTAAATTGCTGTGGCTACCAGAAGTTCCATAAGCACTTGCACACTGGGGTTAGTCCTTTTGGAATGCTCCCTTTTGGAATCTAGCTGCTGTGCTTTAAAGAACCCTGCTAGGGAGACAGAGACCatctagaggaaaagaatcaaCGTACCCTAGCCCAGCCACCAGCTGAGTGCAGATGCATGAGTGATCCCAGCCAACACTGCATGGAACAGAATAGTGAATTCATGGGAACATGACAATAAATCATTGCTTCAAACACTAAATTGGGGACGGTCTGTTATACAACAGTAGGTCACTGATAACAGCTTTCTCCAGTTAAAAGATTAACGACGTGGTCCGATGACTGCTGGAGGTAAGAATTCAGAAAAAAGACAtaaggatggaggaagagaaaTTCTAGAAAACTGCCTAATAGGGCTTCCCAGAACTAGAACTTCCCTTTATCACTTCTTAGAGCTCAATGACACCATTACTTCAATGatgtaatagccattctggggACTGTCTTTATGtcatcattctatttttttttttttattcactaATACATTTTGTGTTCTCTAATTTAAAATTACCTTTTCATCTTGCTTGATTTTCCTTCAGCTAAATTAGAAATTTGTAGTTTTTCCCCTAAAAAATTCAATGGCattctttcttataaattacaTTCTCTGATTTTCTTGTCAGCCTGCTTCAAGGAAACCCATGTGTTCAAAATGCATGCTCGCAGTTTGCTCCATACCAAATGGTTGTTTAATCCAAATATCTGAGCAGCAAATTGAGCTGATCCTTCTGGAGAAAGTATGGTTGAACAGCCAAGACCACTGGGTAGTCGAAGAGAAGACCACACATCCTGAGCTCCCCAGTCTGGTGTGAGGGGAGGACAGCTGATAACTGGATATGCAGTGTTCCCAGACATCACTGGTCCCAAACCATTTCTTCTGCCTGCCACTGCCACAGATACAGTAGGAATGCCATCCCCTTCATACTCAGCTTTAATCCTCAGAGTTTCATCTGGTCCTTTATGTGCAGATGTTACTCGAAGTTCACATGGAATGCCAAAATTTCCACAGGCCTTCTTGATTTTTTCACAGTGACCAAGATCAGAAGTAGAGCCCATCAACACTACAACCCTGCActgactttctgatttcaaaagcaACTCTACTCTCTCTGCAACCCACTCAAAGTTTTTCTTTACCATTTGGAGCCCTTCAGGAGTTACTTCTTTGAGGTCCCGATAAgactgtttgtctttctgttggCTTCGATCTCCTGATGGCCAGAGTCTCCAGGAATCATTGTCAATAACATCAGCAAGAACAATTTCTTTGGTGGTTACATCAACACCAAATTCAATCTTCGTATCAACCAGTGTACAATTCTGGGGCAACCAGGATTTCTCCAGTATTTCAAATATAGCCTGTGTAGCATGACTCATGATACTCACTTCAGTCTGGCCTATAACAAGTCCAGCAAAGAAAAATTTTGCAGCAATCAGCTGTTCCTCAGACCACTGTGGGTGATTATTGGCATCATCATTGAAAAACAACTCCACTTTAGGTGGGTAAAACTTACATCCTTCCTTGACACCAGGATTTCCTTTGAGAAAAGAACCAGTTGCTATTCTTCTGCAAACCCATTCAATTGGAATCATTTCACACTGGGGTGCAATGAAAGCTGTCTCCCCACATTTTCTGGTGAAGGCAGTTTTAATACCTGCTTCCTGtaataactgaaaaatacaactggTGATTTTATTTGAGATTGCAGCTTttccttccaggtgattctagcTGCATTTCCTGCTGTAATCTGGTCCTTGGACTGTAGGAGGACTTTTCCTGGACTATCGATAACAATTCATAGACTTCTTTTGTTTTACCCTCATACAATTTTTTACCAATGTTCAGTACCTCAGCTGTTGCCATTATCCTGAGTGGGCTGAGGGCTGCGACCGCGCCGGGAAGCGAGGATCATTTTAGAATGAAGAATCTTTGAGTCTCTAAAGCAAGGAGGTCAACAGACACAGGCTTTGGAGTTCAGTTCTCCTGccttcaagtcccagctctgtcccCAAGTAACAACGCAGACTGAATGAACAGGAGTTCTTTCCCAATTATTGGGACTTCTAGAAATTAGACATATTTTACAATACACGTTTTCTTCAGGACATTGTTCAAGTGAGACCAAGAATGAGAATAAATGAGTAACACGTGGAAATTTTGGGTTCAGACACAAACTCAATATATGAAAGTGGTTACCTGGTTACCTAGAGGTCATCTCCCTGTGCTCAAAAGCCCTTGGATTTGAATTAGGCACCAGAGGACCTGGGTCCTATAACATTTAATTTGGCTCTGTATTTGCAGctgatacacatgcacacacacacacacaattatccCCATTACAAGTGGGAGGGAGACAAGAGAGTCCAATGTCTCAACTAGTATAGGGCACAGTTTGCTAAACTTCAGAACTCGAATAATGTTTCGTTTTTAAAAGAATTCTCTCAGACCCCCATATGCTCAAAAGTTTCATACAACCGTGAAACAATATTCACACATTTACAAATTAAAGTTAATCAAATATATAAAGCCAAGAGCTAAATTACCCACATTAATTTAatgtgatattattattattattttgagggggatggagttttgctctgtcactgagggtCTGGAGTGCAGccgcgtgatctca
The window above is part of the Symphalangus syndactylus isolate Jambi chromosome 14, NHGRI_mSymSyn1-v2.1_pri, whole genome shotgun sequence genome. Proteins encoded here:
- the LOC129462621 gene encoding LOW QUALITY PROTEIN: bifunctional phosphoribosylaminoimidazole carboxylase/phosphoribosylaminoimidazole succinocarboxamide synthetase-like (The sequence of the model RefSeq protein was modified relative to this genomic sequence to represent the inferred CDS: inserted 1 base in 1 codon; deleted 2 bases in 1 codon); protein product: MATAEVLNIGKKLYEGKTKEVYELLDSPGKVLLQSKDQITAGNAAXNHLEGKAAISNKITSCIFQLLQEAGIKTAFTRKCGETAFIAPQCEMIPIEWVCRRIATGSFLKGNPGVKEGCKFYPPKVELFFNDDANNHPQWSEEQLIAAKFFFAGLVIGQTEVSIMSHATQAIFEILEKSWLPQNCTLVDTKIEFGVDVTTKEIVLADVIDNDSWRLWPSGDRSQQKDKQSYRDLKEVTPEGLQMVKKNFEWVAERVELLLKSESQCRVVVLMGSTSDLGHCEKIKKACGNFGIPCELRVTSAHKGPDETLRIKAEYEGDGIPTVSVAVAGRRNGLGPVMSGNTAYPVISCPPLTPDWGAQDVWSSLRLPSGLGCSTILSPEGSAQFAAQIFGLNNHLVWSKLRACILNTWVSLKQADKKIRECNL